A single genomic interval of Salinarchaeum sp. IM2453 harbors:
- a CDS encoding thiolase family protein: MTEAYIVDAVRTPFGAEDGVFKETHPQDLAAKPLSALAERNGIDAPGQVVEDVLYGCVTPVGEQGMNIARIAPLVAGWDETVPGVQLNRMCGSGQQAVNFAAANIMANQHDVLIAGGVEHMTRVPMGIDGSTEVQTVENPSSITPTYFEHFDEVTTQGEGAERIADEYEFSRRDLDKLAVDSQNRWKEAWDAGKYDDQIVSVETTHEGEHITVERDEHPRPETDTETLSKLPLAFRPSGDGVHHAGNSSGIVDGSTAVLLASEDAVAEQDWDPMARIVATEVVGVDPLTMLKGPIPATEQVLEKADMSIDDIDIFEVNEAFASVVAAWLEETGADWEDTNVNGGAIAHGHPLGATGGALIGKLAHELQDANQQYALATMCIGFGQGVATILERV; this comes from the coding sequence ATGACAGAAGCATACATTGTCGACGCAGTTAGAACTCCATTTGGCGCAGAAGATGGAGTTTTCAAAGAGACACATCCACAAGATTTAGCTGCGAAACCTCTCTCTGCACTTGCCGAGCGGAATGGAATTGATGCACCCGGACAGGTGGTTGAAGACGTTCTCTATGGATGTGTCACTCCAGTCGGAGAACAGGGCATGAATATCGCACGGATCGCACCGCTTGTTGCGGGATGGGACGAAACAGTTCCAGGCGTACAGCTTAATAGAATGTGCGGATCCGGGCAGCAGGCGGTCAACTTTGCTGCTGCAAACATTATGGCCAACCAGCATGATGTACTAATTGCTGGCGGAGTAGAACACATGACGCGTGTCCCGATGGGTATCGATGGGTCAACAGAAGTACAAACTGTAGAAAACCCATCGTCGATAACACCAACATATTTTGAACACTTCGATGAGGTTACCACACAGGGAGAAGGTGCGGAGCGAATCGCTGATGAATACGAATTTAGCCGGAGAGATTTGGACAAACTGGCAGTAGATTCACAGAATCGATGGAAAGAAGCGTGGGATGCTGGGAAATATGATGATCAAATTGTCTCAGTGGAGACAACGCATGAGGGAGAGCATATTACTGTTGAAAGGGATGAACACCCTCGCCCAGAGACCGATACTGAAACATTGTCTAAACTTCCACTTGCGTTCCGACCAAGCGGGGATGGAGTACATCATGCTGGAAACTCATCGGGAATTGTAGACGGGTCAACAGCTGTTCTTCTTGCTAGCGAAGATGCAGTTGCAGAGCAAGACTGGGACCCAATGGCACGAATTGTAGCGACCGAAGTTGTTGGAGTGGATCCACTTACCATGCTGAAGGGACCAATTCCTGCTACAGAGCAAGTTCTTGAGAAAGCCGATATGTCAATTGATGATATCGATATCTTTGAGGTTAATGAGGCATTTGCATCTGTGGTCGCTGCATGGCTTGAAGAAACAGGTGCAGACTGGGAAGATACTAATGTCAATGGCGGGGCTATTGCACATGGACACCCACTTGGCGCAACCGGAGGAGCACTTATCGGGAAGCTTGCGCATGAGCTACAGGATGCTAACCAGCAGTATGCCCTCGCAACAATGTGTATTGGCTTTGGACAAGGAGTAGCAACGATTCTTGAGCGCGTTTAA
- a CDS encoding electron transfer flavoprotein subunit alpha/FixB family protein: protein MSNVLAIAEHRQGELRDESLNLVTAAREMANQTGGELHIAVINGDVGTFAEQLNCEGVDTIHTVDAGDEFNHDIYVEAVNAIDDQCSPQFIMTLNSVNGLDYAPAVAEDLAIPIVTDIVDFEVGKDLVVSREMYGSKVRTDVAVDADRAVLTVRGTEWPAAEGIGNATIEPFEVSIEEDIIKSAVNSFEEAGDADIDISEADFVISVGRGIEEEENIELVEDLVETADATLASSRPIVDNGWLPPSRQVGQSGKSVSADIYIAIGISGAVQHIAGIKNADTVIAINNDPDAPIFDVADYGVVDDLFDVIPQLIEEVEAAS, encoded by the coding sequence ATGAGTAATGTACTTGCAATTGCTGAACATCGACAAGGAGAACTTCGTGATGAGTCGCTAAATCTCGTCACCGCAGCAAGAGAGATGGCAAACCAGACAGGAGGAGAACTGCATATTGCGGTAATCAACGGTGATGTTGGAACCTTTGCAGAGCAACTAAATTGTGAAGGAGTTGACACAATTCATACTGTCGATGCTGGAGATGAGTTCAATCACGACATCTATGTTGAGGCAGTCAATGCAATAGACGACCAATGTTCACCGCAGTTCATAATGACACTAAACTCAGTCAATGGATTGGACTATGCTCCGGCAGTGGCTGAAGATCTTGCTATACCAATTGTGACGGACATTGTTGATTTTGAAGTTGGCAAAGATCTGGTTGTCTCGCGAGAAATGTACGGATCGAAGGTGCGGACAGATGTTGCCGTTGATGCAGACAGAGCCGTGCTAACGGTTCGCGGGACAGAGTGGCCAGCAGCAGAAGGTATTGGGAATGCAACAATAGAGCCATTTGAAGTCTCAATAGAGGAAGACATCATCAAGTCAGCAGTAAATAGTTTTGAGGAGGCAGGTGATGCAGATATAGATATTTCTGAGGCTGACTTTGTGATCTCAGTTGGTCGGGGAATCGAAGAGGAAGAAAACATTGAACTTGTCGAGGACTTGGTTGAAACAGCAGATGCGACACTTGCATCATCGCGGCCAATCGTAGATAATGGGTGGCTTCCTCCTAGTCGGCAAGTCGGTCAGTCAGGGAAAAGCGTGTCAGCAGATATCTACATAGCAATCGGCATTTCTGGTGCAGTGCAGCATATTGCAGGAATCAAAAACGCGGATACAGTTATTGCGATTAATAACGATCCAGATGCGCCAATCTTCGATGTTGCAGATTATGGGGTTGTTGATGACTTATTTGATGTTATTCCGCAACTTATCGAAGAAGTTGAGGCCGCCTCATAG
- a CDS encoding electron transfer flavoprotein subunit beta/FixA family protein, which yields MKILVTVREVATIPDEFEIQGTQVDDRYLEYELNEWDDYAVEEAVQISEERDDVEVVTVTIGPERSEETIRMALAKGADRGIRIWDEALADQQLLDVEAKTRILAAVAKQEDPDLILTGVQAGDEAFGATGVALARRLDYGWAAVVNDLDLHEDLASVHRELEGGIEELTEVDLPSVLTIQTGINDPRYASLRGIRQAQRKELNVLSLSDLELSTDVADSRLEVTDMYVPDTGGEATVWEGSTEESTEKLAEYLHESGVIEA from the coding sequence ATGAAAATCCTCGTAACTGTCAGGGAAGTCGCGACCATCCCGGATGAATTTGAAATACAAGGGACACAGGTTGACGACCGATACCTAGAATATGAATTGAACGAATGGGATGACTATGCGGTAGAAGAAGCAGTTCAGATTAGTGAAGAACGAGACGACGTTGAAGTAGTAACAGTAACAATTGGTCCTGAGCGATCTGAAGAAACAATTCGAATGGCGCTTGCGAAAGGAGCCGATCGGGGAATTCGCATCTGGGATGAAGCACTTGCAGACCAGCAGTTGCTTGATGTTGAAGCGAAAACTAGAATACTAGCTGCTGTCGCTAAACAAGAAGATCCAGACTTGATTCTTACCGGAGTCCAAGCTGGAGACGAAGCGTTTGGCGCTACTGGAGTTGCGCTTGCCCGACGACTCGACTATGGATGGGCTGCTGTAGTTAACGACTTAGACTTACATGAGGATCTTGCATCGGTACATCGTGAACTTGAAGGAGGAATCGAGGAGCTGACAGAAGTTGACTTGCCATCAGTTCTCACAATCCAAACAGGTATTAACGACCCTCGATATGCGAGCTTACGAGGGATTAGGCAGGCACAGCGCAAAGAACTAAATGTGCTAAGTTTGTCTGATCTTGAGTTGTCGACAGATGTAGCTGATTCAAGGCTTGAAGTTACCGATATGTATGTTCCAGATACCGGCGGTGAGGCTACAGTCTGGGAGGGCTCGACAGAGGAGTCAACAGAAAAACTTGCGGAATATTTGCATGAATCAGGGGTGATTGAAGCATGA
- a CDS encoding acyl-CoA dehydrogenase family protein: MPYQLSAEHEAIRKAVREFGEEEIRPVAKEYEKEKRYPEDLRQEAAKYDFVAPHIPEEYGGPDMDTLSNVIVVEELWRADPGVGGAIAAAAFGTGMLLKYGDEWMCEEWLPKIAGGDTPIATAISEPGHGSNVVGMETTAEKDDDEYVINGNKMWITNGTVSDVAIILAKTSPGERHHGITAFLTTTDVPGYQAEKIDNKLGIRAQDTAEIVLDDLRVPEENIVGHVDQGFYQLMEFFAPARAAVAGQAVGVSQAAFDEALEYAQEREQFGKPISEFQAIQHKLAEMSTKIEAARSLTYRAAAEIDDDNLQEGTKLASMAKLFASEESVDITDEAIQIFGGSGYVSDYPVERFFRDARITKIYEGTSEIQKNIIADQYLD; this comes from the coding sequence GTGCCATACCAATTGTCAGCCGAACATGAAGCTATACGTAAAGCGGTACGTGAGTTCGGGGAGGAAGAAATCCGGCCAGTCGCAAAAGAATATGAAAAAGAAAAGCGATATCCAGAAGACCTTCGCCAAGAGGCAGCAAAATATGATTTTGTCGCTCCCCACATCCCTGAAGAATACGGCGGGCCTGACATGGATACCCTCTCTAATGTGATTGTCGTTGAAGAACTGTGGCGAGCTGACCCGGGAGTCGGTGGAGCAATTGCGGCTGCCGCATTTGGAACTGGAATGCTGTTGAAGTACGGAGATGAATGGATGTGCGAAGAGTGGCTACCGAAGATTGCTGGCGGTGATACACCGATTGCCACAGCTATCTCAGAACCTGGACACGGCTCAAATGTTGTTGGGATGGAAACCACGGCAGAGAAAGATGATGATGAGTATGTCATCAACGGCAATAAAATGTGGATTACCAATGGGACTGTTTCTGATGTTGCCATTATACTCGCTAAAACATCTCCTGGAGAACGCCACCATGGCATAACGGCTTTCCTTACCACAACAGATGTTCCAGGATACCAAGCAGAGAAGATTGACAATAAACTCGGTATTCGGGCCCAAGATACTGCTGAAATTGTACTAGACGACCTTCGTGTTCCTGAGGAGAATATCGTTGGTCATGTTGACCAGGGATTCTATCAACTTATGGAGTTCTTTGCTCCGGCCCGTGCAGCCGTTGCTGGTCAGGCTGTCGGAGTATCACAGGCTGCCTTCGATGAAGCACTTGAGTATGCACAGGAACGTGAGCAGTTCGGCAAACCTATCTCAGAATTCCAAGCAATCCAGCACAAGTTAGCTGAGATGTCAACCAAGATTGAAGCTGCACGATCACTCACATATCGAGCAGCAGCGGAAATTGATGATGATAATCTCCAAGAGGGAACGAAATTAGCTAGTATGGCAAAGTTATTCGCCAGTGAGGAATCCGTTGATATTACTGACGAAGCGATCCAGATCTTTGGAGGTTCAGGGTACGTGAGCGATTATCCTGTTGAACGATTCTTCCGCGACGCTCGGATCACCAAGATCTATGAGGGGACTAGCGAAATTCAGAAAAATATCATCGCAGATCAGTACCTCGACTAA
- a CDS encoding MTH865 family protein, whose product MADKSELREQMTEAFEDADYPVSGPMDLLPALPQGPGTRFESGDFSITVMELNSKLSGDWPYDDVDTLVEDVLDALEEQDLI is encoded by the coding sequence ATGGCAGACAAATCTGAGCTTAGAGAACAGATGACCGAAGCGTTTGAAGATGCCGATTATCCAGTATCCGGTCCAATGGACCTTCTTCCTGCACTTCCTCAGGGGCCTGGAACACGGTTCGAGTCTGGTGACTTCTCAATTACGGTAATGGAACTGAACTCGAAGCTCTCAGGAGACTGGCCATATGATGATGTAGACACACTGGTTGAGGATGTGCTTGACGCGCTGGAGGAACAAGACCTAATATAA
- a CDS encoding long-chain fatty acid--CoA ligase: MSIREAEQEYTHPAIDETVLPVELENAVERYQDQPAQQYKGGIYNRSLTGDILPEAPVGEFASISYQTLGQITQYLAAGFRDLGIEADDRVAIFSETRMEWAHADFGLLAAGATVTTVYPDVSDDKLAYLISDPNATAVIVDSEGALKQLLDIEDDIDISYIITMDTVDISRPDVLTLSDVYNRGETVFDEASYQSWLDTQEFDDLATLIYTSGTTGQPKGVKLTHRNLRSNLNQVLARYGSREEIPPEYQIGTSTQTVSFLPLAHVFERLAGHYLMFAGGASVAYAESPDTLQEDFQAIQPTTSTAVPRVYEKIYAAIREQATESAIKERIFNWAVDVAQAYHHTNNPGSILTAKHAIADQLVFQKVREELGGNIDFMISGGGSLSAELCALFHGMGLPIFEGYGLTETSPVISVNPPTQPKVGTIGPPVVGLDIHVDTAATTDGDSDKQGDVGELLVRGPNVTKGYWNKPAATDRSFEQQLTTDQSQAIEADGGTNAWFRTGDIVHHRPDGYLEFVERAKRVLVLSTGKNVAPRPIEDAFVSSNIIEQSVVIGDNRKFVAALLVPNYQHIREWAAQNNIDLPDQREDICTDDRVVDYIWKEVDRVNEQFDPHEQVKEFALLPEEFTVENGLLTPTMKKKRGSIFDRYESKIESIYEDS, encoded by the coding sequence ATGTCAATTCGCGAAGCTGAACAGGAGTATACACACCCCGCAATTGACGAGACCGTCTTGCCGGTTGAGCTTGAAAATGCAGTAGAGCGGTACCAAGATCAACCCGCACAACAGTATAAAGGGGGTATCTACAATCGCTCATTGACAGGTGATATTCTTCCTGAGGCTCCTGTTGGTGAATTTGCCTCTATTTCGTACCAGACATTAGGGCAGATTACTCAGTACCTTGCTGCAGGATTTCGTGACTTAGGAATAGAAGCAGATGATCGTGTAGCCATCTTCTCAGAAACACGAATGGAATGGGCGCATGCCGACTTTGGACTTCTTGCCGCTGGTGCCACTGTGACAACTGTGTATCCAGACGTATCAGACGACAAGTTGGCATACTTGATTTCTGATCCCAACGCGACTGCAGTCATTGTTGACTCTGAAGGGGCTCTTAAGCAGCTCTTAGACATTGAGGATGATATTGACATCTCATATATCATCACCATGGATACAGTTGATATTTCTCGCCCTGACGTATTGACATTGAGTGATGTGTATAACCGCGGTGAAACTGTATTTGACGAGGCATCCTATCAATCCTGGCTTGATACCCAGGAGTTTGATGATTTGGCGACACTAATCTATACTAGCGGAACTACCGGACAGCCGAAAGGAGTAAAGCTTACACATCGAAACCTTCGCTCTAATCTCAATCAGGTGTTGGCCCGGTACGGCTCTCGTGAGGAGATCCCTCCCGAGTATCAAATTGGAACATCGACTCAAACTGTCTCGTTTCTACCTCTTGCACATGTTTTTGAGCGATTAGCCGGTCATTACCTCATGTTTGCCGGAGGAGCCTCAGTTGCATATGCTGAGAGCCCAGATACCTTACAAGAAGACTTCCAAGCGATACAACCGACAACATCAACCGCTGTCCCTCGAGTATATGAAAAAATATACGCGGCAATCCGCGAGCAAGCAACAGAATCAGCGATTAAAGAACGAATATTCAACTGGGCTGTGGATGTTGCACAGGCATACCATCATACAAACAACCCAGGAAGCATACTCACTGCGAAACATGCGATCGCTGATCAACTTGTCTTCCAGAAAGTTCGAGAAGAACTTGGCGGTAACATTGACTTTATGATTAGCGGCGGTGGTAGTCTCTCAGCTGAGCTCTGCGCATTGTTCCACGGTATGGGCCTACCAATCTTCGAAGGCTATGGGCTGACTGAAACCTCACCTGTCATTTCCGTAAATCCTCCTACGCAACCAAAAGTTGGAACAATCGGCCCTCCCGTCGTTGGCCTCGATATACACGTTGATACCGCAGCCACCACAGACGGGGATTCAGATAAACAGGGAGATGTTGGTGAACTACTCGTTCGTGGCCCCAACGTAACCAAAGGATACTGGAATAAGCCAGCTGCTACAGATCGCTCTTTTGAACAACAACTGACAACTGATCAATCGCAAGCAATTGAGGCCGATGGTGGCACAAACGCATGGTTCCGAACTGGTGATATTGTGCATCACAGACCCGATGGATACTTAGAATTTGTTGAACGAGCCAAGCGTGTGCTTGTATTATCTACCGGAAAAAACGTTGCTCCCCGGCCGATTGAAGATGCTTTTGTCAGTAGCAATATTATTGAGCAGTCTGTTGTGATAGGTGATAATCGTAAATTCGTTGCTGCCCTACTTGTGCCAAATTACCAGCACATACGGGAGTGGGCCGCACAGAATAATATTGACCTTCCGGATCAGCGTGAGGATATCTGTACTGATGACCGCGTTGTAGATTATATTTGGAAAGAAGTTGATCGTGTCAACGAACAATTTGATCCCCATGAGCAAGTAAAAGAGTTTGCACTACTGCCAGAGGAATTTACTGTCGAAAATGGATTGCTCACACCTACAATGAAGAAAAAGCGAGGAAGTATCTTTGATCGATACGAGAGTAAAATTGAATCTATCTACGAAGACAGTTGA
- the cysS gene encoding cysteine--tRNA ligase, with translation MTLRVTNTLSGEREPFEPDGDEVLLYLCGLTTSDPAHLGHARTWVHTDVMHRWLEHLGYDVQHVENFTDVNEKIVARVGADGESEYDVGRHYISEFLRDMRSLNLKRATVYPKVTEHIDDIISMVETLIDKGYAYESNGSVYFDVAEFDEYGKLSNQQLEEMESQADPDERAEKKRAADFALWKAGDVDTTTVEENRRDDAAPVTDACETAMTWDSPWGEGRPGWHIECSVMSTKHLDTTFDIHVAGEDLVFPHNENEIAQAEAAHGEQFARYWLHVGLLETEGEKMSSSLRNYFTVENAIEEFGPNPIRTFLLSTTYSEKQTYSEATLNECLERWDRLDRSYRRAVETADSPEAATTVVDDELRDAVESCEATFTEAMNDDFNTRKAISALDSLAGVINSHIDSSEEYDYQGLRQSIELFEMLGGDVLGLSFGSEPESDIEIAEDLIELILGIREAEREAGNYTRADELRDELEELGISVQDTDNGPVYEIEQ, from the coding sequence ATGACACTCCGCGTGACAAACACGCTGTCGGGAGAACGGGAACCATTTGAACCAGACGGTGATGAAGTCTTACTCTATCTATGCGGACTAACAACTTCGGACCCAGCACATCTCGGTCACGCGCGAACGTGGGTTCATACTGATGTTATGCATCGGTGGCTAGAGCACCTAGGCTATGACGTCCAACACGTCGAAAATTTCACAGATGTTAATGAGAAAATCGTTGCCCGAGTCGGTGCAGATGGAGAATCAGAGTACGATGTTGGTCGACATTATATTAGTGAGTTTCTTCGAGACATGCGGTCGCTTAATCTTAAGCGAGCAACTGTCTACCCAAAGGTGACTGAGCACATCGACGATATCATCTCGATGGTTGAAACACTCATTGATAAGGGATATGCCTATGAGTCCAACGGATCTGTCTACTTTGATGTAGCAGAGTTTGATGAGTATGGAAAATTATCTAACCAGCAACTGGAGGAGATGGAGTCACAAGCGGATCCAGACGAACGAGCCGAAAAGAAGCGGGCTGCTGACTTTGCATTATGGAAAGCAGGCGATGTCGATACCACGACAGTTGAGGAAAACCGGCGTGATGACGCGGCACCAGTTACAGATGCTTGTGAGACTGCCATGACATGGGATTCACCATGGGGGGAAGGTCGGCCAGGATGGCATATTGAGTGCTCTGTCATGTCTACGAAGCATCTTGATACAACCTTCGATATTCATGTTGCTGGTGAAGACCTTGTTTTCCCACACAACGAAAATGAAATTGCACAGGCAGAGGCAGCACACGGTGAGCAGTTTGCTCGATACTGGCTCCACGTTGGCCTGCTTGAGACAGAGGGTGAAAAAATGTCTTCGAGTCTCCGGAACTACTTCACTGTCGAAAATGCAATCGAAGAGTTTGGCCCGAATCCGATTCGGACTTTCCTGCTTTCCACGACATATTCTGAAAAGCAAACATATTCAGAGGCAACGCTGAATGAATGTCTCGAACGCTGGGATCGTCTCGATCGAAGTTACAGACGAGCCGTCGAGACAGCTGATAGCCCTGAAGCAGCAACGACAGTGGTTGATGACGAACTTCGAGACGCAGTAGAATCCTGTGAAGCAACGTTTACCGAGGCTATGAATGATGATTTTAACACTCGAAAAGCAATCTCGGCACTTGACTCACTTGCTGGCGTAATTAATTCACATATTGACTCATCTGAAGAGTATGATTATCAAGGGCTCCGCCAATCCATCGAGTTATTCGAAATGCTTGGTGGTGATGTATTAGGTTTGTCGTTTGGGTCTGAACCAGAAAGTGACATCGAGATTGCAGAAGATCTTATTGAACTCATCCTTGGGATCCGCGAAGCGGAGCGTGAGGCCGGAAATTACACCCGTGCAGATGAGCTTCGCGATGAACTCGAAGAGCTCGGTATCTCTGTTCAAGATACAGACAATGGTCCTGTGTACGAAATCGAACAGTAG
- a CDS encoding polyprenyl synthetase family protein, translating into MRDTLADWRPDIDQAIEEVIPREVSEEYLDEFFGTPTYQYDARSVQKALSDPIWNLLDRGGKRWRSVLFLVFVEAFGEDPNEYLPYAIIPEILHNGTIIVDDVEDEAAMRRGEPAVHKQFGVDIALNAGNAMYFIPLKIITKNPGNLDPELRLRAYEMLMYELNRTHIGQGMDICWHNDEEIEVGEPEYLEMCACKTGCLGRIVARLAAIVTEQSKEVEHEAARYAEKVSVAFQIGDDILDVENSLGQAGDFGKEFGNDIREGKTTLMAIHAVETAPKERARRLQRILAAEENTNEEIIEAIDILQETDSIAYAKDIALDLAAEAREHIHGLDLQPEPKDQLLEFTEFVVKREK; encoded by the coding sequence ATGCGGGATACACTGGCGGATTGGCGGCCGGACATTGATCAAGCGATAGAAGAGGTCATTCCTCGGGAGGTCAGCGAAGAGTATCTCGATGAATTTTTTGGAACACCAACATATCAGTACGATGCACGGAGCGTTCAAAAAGCACTGTCAGACCCAATATGGAACCTGTTAGATAGGGGTGGAAAACGGTGGCGATCGGTGCTATTTTTGGTGTTTGTTGAGGCATTTGGGGAGGATCCCAATGAGTATCTTCCATACGCGATAATTCCTGAAATACTACACAACGGAACAATAATTGTTGATGATGTGGAAGACGAAGCAGCAATGCGGCGTGGCGAACCAGCAGTTCACAAGCAGTTTGGTGTAGACATTGCACTGAATGCTGGTAATGCTATGTACTTTATCCCGCTGAAGATTATAACGAAGAACCCAGGGAACCTTGATCCTGAGCTTCGCTTGCGAGCATACGAGATGTTAATGTATGAACTGAATCGAACGCACATTGGACAAGGGATGGATATCTGTTGGCATAACGACGAAGAAATCGAAGTTGGAGAGCCAGAGTATCTAGAAATGTGTGCCTGTAAGACAGGTTGCCTTGGTCGGATCGTTGCACGACTTGCTGCGATTGTTACAGAACAATCAAAAGAGGTCGAACACGAGGCCGCAAGATACGCTGAAAAAGTGTCTGTAGCATTCCAAATTGGTGATGATATCCTTGATGTTGAAAATTCACTCGGACAGGCTGGTGACTTCGGGAAGGAATTTGGAAATGACATCCGCGAAGGGAAGACTACTCTAATGGCCATTCACGCCGTCGAGACAGCTCCTAAAGAGAGAGCACGGCGACTACAGAGGATTTTGGCTGCAGAAGAGAATACTAACGAAGAAATCATTGAAGCGATCGACATCCTCCAAGAAACAGACAGTATCGCGTATGCAAAGGACATCGCACTGGATTTAGCCGCAGAAGCGCGAGAACATATTCATGGGTTAGACCTGCAGCCCGAGCCAAAGGATCAATTACTCGAATTTACAGAGTTTGTGGTAAAACGTGAGAAGTAA
- a CDS encoding DUF5790 family protein, translating into MSQSTLDSDEELFGEAANEIRTDVEESLADARDALPEGKEILNLEANNVIGVLNRLKSELDTSGAKDSLRDAKKWYTIGERAEAFDDANDLASEIEEVESLITTVDDAHEHAAELASTVPEIGDQLSSEE; encoded by the coding sequence ATGAGCCAATCCACGCTTGATAGCGACGAGGAGCTATTTGGAGAAGCAGCAAACGAAATACGGACAGATGTAGAAGAGTCGCTTGCTGATGCCCGAGATGCTCTCCCTGAAGGTAAAGAAATTCTGAATCTCGAAGCGAACAACGTAATCGGTGTTCTTAATCGACTTAAATCAGAACTTGACACCAGTGGCGCGAAAGACAGTCTTCGAGATGCGAAAAAATGGTATACTATCGGCGAACGTGCGGAGGCGTTTGACGATGCCAATGATCTGGCAAGTGAGATTGAGGAAGTTGAGTCGCTGATTACAACTGTTGATGACGCTCATGAACATGCAGCAGAACTCGCCTCGACTGTCCCTGAGATTGGAGATCAGTTGAGCAGTGAAGAATAA